A genomic segment from Zygotorulaspora mrakii chromosome 1, complete sequence encodes:
- the RPN8 gene encoding proteasome regulatory particle lid subunit RPN8 (similar to Saccharomyces cerevisiae RPN8 (YOR261C); ancestral locus Anc_8.711) — protein sequence MSAAHERVTVAPLVLLSVLDHYQRTNTPEGKRCVGVILGDATGSTLRVTNSFALPFEEDEKNPDVWFLDHNYIENMNEMCKKINAKEKLVGWYHSGPKLKASDLKINELFKKYCATESLLLIVDVKQEGVGLPTDAYVAKEQVKDDGTSTEKTFIHLPCSVEAEEAEEIGVEHLLRDVRDQAAGGLSIRLTNQLKSLKGLQRKLGDVVAYLDKVINGKLPVNHIILGKLQDVFNLLPNLGSPNEDEMSAKNADVIKTSNNLQKALTIKTNDELMIIYISNMVRSIIAFDDLIENKIQNKKIQEKRAKEYETEVSEEDKFVNKDDETAVAAT from the coding sequence ATGTCTGCTGCACATGAAAGAGTTACCGTTGCTCCGCTGGTGCTGTTGTCGGTACTAGACCACTACCAGCGTACCAATACTCCGGAGGGGAAAAGATGCGTTGGTGTAATTTTAGGTGATGCTACAGGTAGCACGCTAAGAGTGACCAACTCGTTTGCTCTACCGTTcgaggaagatgaaaaaaatccaGATGTGTGGTTCCTGGATCACAATTATATAGAGAACATGAATGAGATGTGCAAGAAAATCAATGCGAAGGAAAAGTTAGTAGGGTGGTATCACAGCGGACCGAAGCTCAAGGCGTCCGATCTCAAGATCAACGAGCTGTTCAAGAAATACTGCGCGACAGAATCGCTGCTGCTGATCGTGGACGTAAAACAGGAAGGCGTTGGGCTGCCAACAGATGCATATGTGGCCAAGGAGCAAGTTAAGGATGATGGTACGTCGACGGAGAAGACTTTCATTCATCTGCCATGCTCGGTGGAAGCGGAGGAGGCTGAAGAGATTGGTGTAGAGCATCTTTTGAGAGACGTGCGTGACCAGGCCGCGGGAGGACTGTCAATCAGATTGACCaatcaattgaaatcgTTGAAGGGGCTGCAGAGGAAGCTGGGCGACGTCGTTGCATATTTGGATAAAGTAATCAATGGCAAGCTACCGGTTAATCACATTATTTTAGGGAAATTGCAGGACGTTTTCAACCTTTTGCCCAATTTAGGATCGCCAAACGAGGATGAGATGAGTGCAAAAAATGCAGATGTCATCAAGACCTCAAATAATTTACAGAAAGCGCTTACAATCAAGACTAATGACGAACTAATGATCATATATATTAGTAACATGGTGAGATCGATAATTGCATTTGATGACTTGATTGAGAACAAAATACAGAAtaaaaagattcaagaaaaaagagcaaaagAGTATGAAACTGAGGTCTCTGAGGAAGATAAGTTTGTcaataaagatgatgaaactGCAGTAGCGGCTACATAA